GAATAGCGATAAAATCGAGGAAGGTAAAGTCATTGAGACCGATCCAGAAATTGGCGCAGCAGAAGAAAAAGGCTCCACGGTAAATCTGTACGTCAGCATTGGCGCGAAGAAAATTACCGTCACCGATTATACAGGCAAGAGCTATGACACAGTCAAACAAGTACTCGACCAGCAAGGCTACAAAAAAGTGAGCTACACCGAAGAGTACAGTGATTCTGTTGATTCAGGCGTCATTATTTCGCAAGACCCAACAGCAGGAAGCGAAGTCGTTGTAGAAGATACAGAAATATCATTCGTCGTCAGTAAAGGCGAGCGACCGCTTACATTGAAGGATCTATCTGGATTCAATCAAGTTGGGCTAGATGATTACGCAAGTTCCAATGATATCACCATTACCACGAGCAGCGAAGACTATTCCGACACAGTAGGCGCTGGACAAGTTATCTCTCAAAAACCAGAAGCTGGTGCGACGATTAATAAAGGCGATAAGGTTACCGTTGTTATGAGTAAAGGCCCGAAAGAAAAAGAAGTGAAGACGGTCAAACGGACAATCAGTATCCCTTATGAACCAGAAGATCCAGACGCAACACCACCAGTCGCGCAACACATCCAAATTTACATTCAAGACAAGACACACAGTATGACGAGTGCTTTTAAAGAAATGGATATCACAAAAAATACGACCGAAAATCTCTCGTTTGAAATTGAAGAAGGCACGCAAGGCGGTTACAAAGTCGTTCGCGACAATACCGTCATATTAGAAGAAACCATTGAATACCCAAATTGATAAAAGAAATGAAGGTGACTTTTCTGGAAGGACAAATTATGAAGGCTCTAAGCGGTTTTTATTACGTTTATAGCGATGGCAAAACCTATCAGTGTCGCGCGCGAGGTAATTTTCGAAATCGAGGACTCACACCACTAGTTGGCGATCATGTCGTGTTTCAGGCAGATAATCTAAAAGAAGGCTACATTATGGAGCTACTTCCACGGAAAAACGCCTTAGTACGTCCGCCAATCGCAAATGTAGATTTGGCACTGCTCGTATTTTCAGCCGTAGAACCAGATTTCTCTGCCAACTTAGCCGATCGCTTTCTCGTTGCAATAGAGCTTGAAGATGTCGAACCTGTGATTTGCATTAGCAAAATGGACTTGGCAGATGACACGCGTAAAGCCGAAATTGCTGAGTATAAAGCGATTTATGAAGAAGCGGGTTATCAAGTTTTATTAACCAATACTGATATCGATAAAAGCGCGATTTTCGATGTTATCGCTGGAAAAATTGCAGTGATAGCAGGCCAGTCTGGCGTTGGGAAATCGACACTACTCAATGCACTGAATCCGAACTTAGACATTGAAACAGGCGTGATATCTTTCGTACTTGGGCGCGGAAAACATACGACCCGTCATGTAGAATTAATGACGATCGGCCAAGGTTTCATCGCGGATACACCAGGTTTTAGTTCTATCGAAATGGACGAATTAACAACCGAAAATCTCCAGTTTTGTTTTCCAGAAATAGATCGCCGTCGCGGAGACTGCAAGTTCCGCGGTTGCGTTCATGAAAACGAGCCGAAATGCGCCGTTAAAGTAGCCGTAGAAAACGGAGAAATCGCCGCATTCCGATATAAACATTACATTCAAATTTTAAACGAAGTCAAAAACAAAAAAGAGAGGTATTAATATGGGAAAAATAGCTCCATCAATACTTAGCGCAGATTTTGCAAACTTAGCGGCCGACATTAAAGAGGTAGAAGGATACGGCGCGGACTATATCCATGTAGACGTGATGGACGGTCATTTCGTACCTAACATTACATTTGGACCGAGCGTTGTCAAAGCAATACGCCCCGTTACAAAATTGCCACTAGACGTTCATTTGATGATTGAGAATCCAGACCAATACATTCCAGAATTCGCTAGAGCAGGCGCGGACTACATTTCAGTGCATGTTGAAGCGTGCCCACATTTACACCGCACATTGCAGTTAATTCGCTCTTTTGACGTGAAAGCAGGCGTTGTTTTAAATCCAGCAACACCGATTGAGATGATTCAGCATGTGTTAGAAGAAGTAGACTTAATTTTGTTTATGACAGTGAACCCAGGATTTGGCGGACAAAATTTTATTAAAGAAGTATTGCCGAAAATCACTGCAGCGAAAAAATTAATCGATGAAAAAGGCTTGAAAATTGAGATCGAAGTAGATGGCGGCGTGGATGATAAAACAGCCCCACTATGCGTCGCAGCAGGAGCCGATGTTTTCGTTGCTGGATCTTATATTTATGGAAACAAGAATCGAGAAAAAGCGATGGACAAGTTGAGGGAGATTGTGGGGGAATAAAGAAAAGCTGAAGAAGCCCGTTAGACCCGAAAGAATTTGTTAGGGGGCGCAGTAAAAGTCCTCTTTCGACTTTTATGGAGGCCACGAAAATTTCGAGGGTCTGGCTTCTGAAGCTGGATCACCTGAAAAGCGTAAACAGCCCGTTAGCCTCGACAGAAATTGTTAGGGGACGCAGTGAAAACCCTTTTTTGGTTTTTTCGGAGGCACCGAAAATTCCGAGAGGCTGGCTGTTGAAGCTAGATCCAAAGGCGCAGAGCATAAAAAAACGCATGAACCCGAGACCGAAACAACTCTAGATTCCAAAACTTCATTAAAAAGCCAAGTGCTACTGCCAAAAGTGCCGTCTAAATCACACAGGTGGAGTTGGTGCTCGTGCATATAGAGGCTTGTTGAGCTATCTGCTTCTTATGGCTTCCGCAGTAGTTTAAATTTGGTGTATAAGCTCCACGGGGATTACATGATCACTAGGCTCTCATGCATATGAGGCTCTAAATCGGTAAGGGATGCCTCATAACACCCTCAACAAAGGAGATAAATCCAATGAAAATTATACATATCATGGTAGGTGGCCCAGAATCGGAGCTACCTGATATTTCAAATCACGAATCAAAAACATGGGTCGGCGTCGACCGTGGCGCAGTCCGACTCACAGACCGTGGCATAACACCGACAATTGCAATGGGCGATTTCGACTCCCTTTCCAGTTCTGAGCTTGAGCATCTAAAAACCATCACAGAAGTCATCCAATTCCCTGCTGAAAAAGACGAAACAGACACAGAAATCGGTCTGAAATGGGCGCTAGATCAAGAACCAGACTTAATTCGTATTTTTGGCGCAACAGGTGGCCGTTTAGACCATTTGTTTGCCAATATCATGATGCTAATGCAGCCGAAATTTAAAGACGCTATATCCAAAATCGAACTGATTGATCGCTACAATTACGTCAAAATGTATGCTCCCGGAAAATATACAGTATCACGCATACCAGACAAAAAATATGTCGCGTTTACAACGATGGCAGACGTGACCGGTCTCACGCTAAAAGGATTCAAATATCCGCTAAGCAATGCGACCTATCCGTTCGGAGCTGCACTTTCAAGCAATGAATTTTTAGCAGATCAAGGTACATTTTCATTCAATATAGGTTTAATTTTATTTATACAAAGTAATGATTAAAAAGGAGTTTCAAAAATGAAAGATAATACAGCTCTAATTGCCAAAAGATCAAAAATCGCCTTAATTGTCATCATCATCGGTCTAGTTTTAGGTGTACTAGTACAAATTCAAACCTTCATTAATTTAAATAAAGACGGAGCTAATCCGCTGCGTGAAGCAATGCTTAGCATGACATATATCGGTATTTTCTTCATGGTTATTGCGATTATTGGCCTTATTTTCCTAATTAAAAAAAGCTACTATAAAGCTGGCTTGACGTTGACGATTACAGGAATTGCCTGCGCTATTTTCGTGAACCCGTTTCCAGGAATTGCAATCTTAGTTGGTGGCGTGATTACTTCCAACGTCGATAAATTAGAAAAAGGCGAACGCTAATGATGAGAAGATTTTCTCTATTTCTGATCGTAGGCTTGCTTTTCCTTATGACTTCTTGCTCCACAGCGCCAAATGGGTTGAACGATAATAAAAGCGCGAGCCCAGATAAAAACGCAGACAAGGTAGCGACACAGGCGATCGAGGATGTTTTTAATGGGAATTTAAGCGAATATATCAAGTTAGATGCGAAAACAGAGATACCAACTTACAAAAGCAGTTATAAAGAGGTGCTAGACAGCAAAGATTATTTGTATGGCGCGTACTACCAAAAAAATAAAATCTGCTATCTATTCACATTCATTGATAACGAAAAACCAGAAAAGCTTGAATTAACATTACAGAAAAAAGACGGTAGCTGGCAATTAATCGCCTTAACGCCTTGGGACACAAAAGGTACCGACTTAACTGAAAAAGAAATATACAATAAAATCGGCAAAGGTACGGGTGATGATATTCGTATTTTTGAACGAGGCGCCACATTTATGCGCATATGAAAAAAGATGGGTCTGGGACATGCCCCCGATAAATCGGCGAAAAGCGCTCGCATTCAGGGGGGGTGGCGGACTTCCGGTTCTGCTACACAAGAGCAGTTTCGCTTAACTTCTTACATGGTCGGGGAAGCTACTCCCTCCCTGTTTTCAGTCATCATGTACAGTCGTACACGCAGCTCTCCGGCTTCCACCAAATCCCCTGAATACAAACGCTTTCGCTCGATTTGTATAAAGCAGAATTTTTCGCCCTACCCGAAGAAATGGGAGGGCGCTTTTGCTTTATCTTGAGTTTTGTCTCAAGCTCATCTTTTTTCACTATTATGTATTCTCTAACAAGAAAAAAATGCAGCGATCCGGAGACCCTGCATCCATTTTCTTATTAAACACGTTCTACTTTGCCTGATTTAAGAGCACGAGCAGAAACCCAAACTTTTTTAGGTTTGCCGTTTACTAAAATACGAACCTTTTGCAAGTTTGCTTTCCACGTACGTTTGCTTGCGTTCATCGCGTGGGAACGTTTGTTACCAGAACGAGTTTTACGACCAGTGATTACACATACTTTTGCCATCGTTATTTCCCTCCTTACAAGAGCTACTTCAAAAAAGCTGTTAATTACTAATATATCGCATAAAAATAGCTTTTTGTTTTTCATACACTACAACAATTTATCATAAACTGCTTCCAATTGCAACCTCTTAAGCGAAAAACCTGCAAAGAATTTTTACTTGACACCCCGAAAAGCGTAAACGGCCCGTTAGATCCGACAAAATTTGTTAGGAGGCGCAGATAAATCCCTCCCTTGGATTTTTCGGAGGCCACGAAAATTTCGAGGGACTGGCTGTTGAAGCTAGACAACCCCGAAAAGCGTAAACAGCCCGTTAGATCCGACAAAATTTGTTAGGGGGTGCAGTGAAAACCCGCTCTTGGTTTTTATGGAGGCCACGAAAATTTCGAGGAACTGGCTGTTGAAGCTAGACAAAACGTGAATACGCCTCCAAACGAACGCAGAACATGACATACGCTGAGTTAGGAGTAAACCTTCATTTTTGCGGAGGGCAAGAAATCTCCGAGGAATTTCCTAAACAAAAGGCAGTCCCGTCACATTCACTATCATATGGAGGCACTAATTCAGCAGAAGATGCTTCATAAGACTCCTCAACAACATCAAACCCCTTCCCAACCCCTGCTTAATATAGTAGAATAGAGGAGAACAGAAATGTTAGAATGTTTTTCAATAAAATTAGAGCGGAAGTCGGCTAATGCGAATTTAGTAGCTTCTCTTAGAAAACCTTACTTAAACTAAGGAGGAACTTAAAAGATGACAATTGAAATGGAAACAAAACTCGGCAAAATTGATATCACAACGGAAGTTATTGCTACACTTGCGGGTGGTGCAGCTGAAGAAAATTTCGGTATTGTAGGAATGACTAGCCAGCATCAAATACGCGATGGTTTGGCGGATATTTTGCGCCGTGAGAACTATACGAAGGGTGTTATTGTTCGTCAGGAAGATGACGGTTTAAATATTGATATGTACATCATTGTTAGTTTTGGGACGAAAATCTCTGAGGTTGCGCATAATGTGCAGGAGCGTGTCAAATATACATTAGAAAAAA
The sequence above is drawn from the Listeria weihenstephanensis genome and encodes:
- a CDS encoding Asp23/Gls24 family envelope stress response protein, which codes for MTIEMETKLGKIDITTEVIATLAGGAAEENFGIVGMTSQHQIRDGLADILRRENYTKGVIVRQEDDGLNIDMYIIVSFGTKISEVAHNVQERVKYTLEKTLGITVDSVNIYVQGVRVTNEA
- the rpe gene encoding ribulose-phosphate 3-epimerase; translation: MGKIAPSILSADFANLAADIKEVEGYGADYIHVDVMDGHFVPNITFGPSVVKAIRPVTKLPLDVHLMIENPDQYIPEFARAGADYISVHVEACPHLHRTLQLIRSFDVKAGVVLNPATPIEMIQHVLEEVDLILFMTVNPGFGGQNFIKEVLPKITAAKKLIDEKGLKIEIEVDGGVDDKTAPLCVAAGADVFVAGSYIYGNKNREKAMDKLREIVGE
- a CDS encoding thiamine diphosphokinase; this encodes MKIIHIMVGGPESELPDISNHESKTWVGVDRGAVRLTDRGITPTIAMGDFDSLSSSELEHLKTITEVIQFPAEKDETDTEIGLKWALDQEPDLIRIFGATGGRLDHLFANIMMLMQPKFKDAISKIELIDRYNYVKMYAPGKYTVSRIPDKKYVAFTTMADVTGLTLKGFKYPLSNATYPFGAALSSNEFLADQGTFSFNIGLILFIQSND
- the rpmB gene encoding 50S ribosomal protein L28; translated protein: MAKVCVITGRKTRSGNKRSHAMNASKRTWKANLQKVRILVNGKPKKVWVSARALKSGKVERV
- the rsgA gene encoding ribosome small subunit-dependent GTPase A, yielding MKVTFLEGQIMKALSGFYYVYSDGKTYQCRARGNFRNRGLTPLVGDHVVFQADNLKEGYIMELLPRKNALVRPPIANVDLALLVFSAVEPDFSANLADRFLVAIELEDVEPVICISKMDLADDTRKAEIAEYKAIYEEAGYQVLLTNTDIDKSAIFDVIAGKIAVIAGQSGVGKSTLLNALNPNLDIETGVISFVLGRGKHTTRHVELMTIGQGFIADTPGFSSIEMDELTTENLQFCFPEIDRRRGDCKFRGCVHENEPKCAVKVAVENGEIAAFRYKHYIQILNEVKNKKERY